The segment CCCATACTTCGTCCGGAATTAGAGGCGTGTTTACCCGTTGGTCGATATATTTGAGGAAGTACCTCATCTCTGCTAAGTTCCGGAAATGAAAACCATCCATTGACTGTATGAGTTTGCTGTTGATTCCCTGCTTCCTCAAGAGAGCTACCAGGATTGCTGCCTCTTCATTTGTCTGGGTAAGAATACACGACGTGCCATTCTTCTTGTGTTTCATCAGATTTTCTACGAGAGGCTGATACATATACTTAGACAAATGATAAGTCACTTCTACCCATCCTTCCTCTTCTCTCCTGGAGATAATCGGAGCGTTTTTCATCCTTTTATGGATGTTTTGAGTGAATTCGTTGGCGAAATCCACCAAATGCCGGGCACTGCGGTAATTTTCGGTCATTTCGATAAAGCGGCTTCCGGATTCTTGGGCGAGTTGGAACAGACATCCGGAATCAGAACCTCTGAATTCGTAGATATTCTGATCGTCGTCGCCCACGGCAATCACGCGCATTTCTTCGTTTTGAGTCATCAATGCTTTCACGAGTGCATACTCTTCTGTGCCCATATCCTGAGCTTCATCGATGACTAACACCGTTTTGCTGATTCTGTTAGGCTCAACTTCTCCCTGATTAATCATATCGGCCGCTTTGGCTACGATGTTTTTGGCATCTTCCAGATTACCGATCCGTCCGAGCAGATCAAAACAATAAGAGTGGAAGGTCTTGATCTCTACAAAATGGGCCGCATTCCCGATCAGTTCCATCAGCCGTTGCTTGAATTCGGTGGCAGCCGCGCGCGAGAATGTCAGCATCAGCAGCTGTTCGTGTTTGACATCTTCCAACAGGAGGAGCGAAGCGAGCTTGTGGACCAATACACGGGTTTTTCCACTGCCCGGACCGGCGGCAACGACAATGCAGCGGGATTCTTTATCCGCGATGATCTCCATTTGCCGTTTAGATAACTGGCCAAACAACTGCTTGTATTTTCCGGGTGTCAGATTCCTTTGTATTTCGTTTCCCCGTTCCCCTTTAAAATATTTGGAGATGAATTTCCGATAATCCATCTGGAAATAGTCTTGTACATATTGCAAAGCCGCGTTATAGTCACGGACCATCAGATTGGCATATTCCCCAACGATGTGTACCTGCTGAATCTTCTGTTTGTAGAATTCATTTAGCATCCGGTAGTCTTCTTGCTTGTATCGGGCCTTGTTGTCTTTGATTCGTTTGATGTCCATGGCATTGTAGAGAACCAGGAATCCGCCTTCCAGCTTGAGTGCGCCGATCTTCGATAAATACAGAAGAGCTTCTTCTACATCTTCCAGCTGAATATCCTTCAGTTCGCCGAACAGAGATTGCTGACTTGCCTTGATCTGGTTCAGCAATTCGACAACGGAAAACTGTATCGACTTGCTTTCTTCGTTCTCTTTCCTGGTTTCTGCCGCTAATTTATACAACCACTCTACGGCAAAACGGCTTATCTCCAATCGTTTCTCAAAACGTCTGATGGTCGTATCCATATCCAGGCGGCGCATAATCTCCATGTTATGAACGGCATCTTCTTTCTTCCGGGTATAACCTTTGATTGTGAGGAAGTAAAGCAGTGTCCGAATGTCTTTTTCTTTGGAGGTAATGATTCCGTCGTTTACGGCATTATCATTGAGCTGTTTGCAAGAAATCTGTAAAGACTCGTCCGGAATATGGCTGAGGATATATTGCTCCAGTTTGGCAAAGCGCTCGAGCAAGGTCTTTGATTTCCGTTCAGATTCGCCTGTATCCAGCAGATAAGCAGAAATATCCTTGCTGTCGGCCAATATGCCTTCCTGCCGCATCCGTTCTACGGCCGATACGACTTCACTTTTACTCATTCCTAAAATATCTGCCAGATAATCGATTCTTGATTCAGCTTCCGAATCCTGTGCCTTGGCTATATGCTTCTGCGAAATCAGTGACTTGATGATTCTGACAGCCTTCTCGATTTCATCCTTGCTGAATAAGATGGAAGCAGATATCCGTTTTCGGGCTTCTTCCATGTTTTTTACGGTGATACCGGTGGCATATACATGAGGCACATTGTTTCCTCTGACGAGATATCCGCTTTGTTCCAACGTCGATAAAGCGGTTCGCACACGGGTTTCTATGTCGGATACAGAATCGTCCCAGCCGGCTTGCCGGGCAATTTCCAACGCCGAACAGCAAACCCGCATCCGTTGTCTGGTGAGATCTTTCACGGCTTTCCAGACTTGTTGTATTTCACTGATGCTTAGTTTGGTCTGGTTGAGCAATATAAAATGCTTGTCGAGGTCGTTATCACTGTAAAGAACATAGCAACGTGCGTTCAGATGTGGATCCCGACCCGCTCTTCCGGCTTCCTGTACATAGTTTTCCAACGAATCCGAAATGTCGTAATGGACTACCAGTCCGACATCTTTCTTGTCTACTCCCATTCCAAAGGCGGATGTTGCTACGATGATGTGCACCTGATCGTTCATGAATGCCTCCTGATTGGCGATCTTTTCGTCTGCTTCCATCTGTCCGTTGTAGGGCAATGCCTGATAACCGTCGCGGGTTAATTTGGAAGCGAGCTCTTTGGTCCGTCTGGTCCGTGATACATAGACAATCGTCGGGCAATCAGATTCCACCACCAGTTCCCTTAGTTTTGAGTATTTATCATCATCCGTCTCCGCATGAATGACGGAATAGTGCAGATTTGTCCTGGAAGCCGTGGAAGCAAACAATTCCAATTCCACATTCAGCGTCTGTTTGAAGTAATCGCAGATATCCTGTATGACTTTCTGTTTGGCCGTCGCCGTAAAACAGGATACCGGTATCGGCGTTTTGCATCCTTTTCTCTGCTGATACTCGCGGATGAATTTACCAATGTAAAGATAATCTACCCTGAAATCTTGTCCCCACGAAGAAAAACAATGGGCTTCGTCGATGACAAACCTTACGACATGGCGCGCCATCAGAATTCTCTCGATGGTTTTGGAACGGAGCATTTCAGGAGCTATGTATAAAAGAGAGGCTTCTCCTTCCAATACTCTTTGGATGGATAGCGATCTCGTAATCGGATCCAGCAAACCGTTGATGGTAACTGCATCTGTAATTCCCCGGTCTGCCAGGTTATCCACCTGATCTTTCATCAGCGATTGAAGAGGAGAAATAACCACCGTCAGTCCATGTACGGAAACACCTTCCATAAGTGCCGGCAGTTGAAAGGTAAGCGACTTGCCTCCGCCGGTAGGAAAGATGGCAAGTAACGATTATCCCTGTACGGCTGCCTGGGCCGCTTTCTCCTGAAGAGGTTCACCTTCGTAGGTGCGGAACTCATCATACCCGAAGAAACGCTTCAGATTATAGTGTACATCCAGCTGGGTGTTGCAGTACGGGCAACCTTCCTGACAGCGCGTGTGCCGCAAAAGCCTCATCACATATTCTACTTCCGGATAGTTCCGAAGTACCCAGCCCGGAGTGATGGAACGATGATCTGTTGTATCGACCAGGGCCAAGGCATACGCCAGTTCGACAGGATATTTCTCGATGAGGGTAAGCAGGTCTGCCTGCTGGCAGATTCTCCCTTCATAAAAATCCCTGATCAGTTCAACCGGATCTATATATACCGGAGAAACAGCCTGCACCAGCTGTAAGAATCCTGTAAACTCTTCTTGGTCTTTGAGCAAATAAGCCCATATCTGCTGTTTCTTTTCGGGCAGGTCGTTCCAGCGGGCTACTTCGTCGAACAGCAGGTCCTTGGCTTTCTCGCAGTCGTTTACCGGATTATTCAGCTGTTCACTGACCAGTTTGTCGTCTTTCACCAGTCTGTGATACGGACGTTCGGGGAATAATAAAGGAGATACATAAAGCGTATCGACCAGTGGCCAGTGACAAGTCCGGCCGGCAAACAGGTATTTGGCATCATGATGGATGATATTGTGTCCGCAGAGATAATCGCTGCCGCGCAGAAAGTCAAACAGTTCTTCTTTGGATGCTTGATGAAAGATGGCGCCGTCAAAACGGAGTGCCCCGATGTCATGGATCTTATGATCCTGCAAACCGATTTCAACATCAACAAACGTACAGTGCGATGAGTCGGTTGACAGAGACACAGATTCCTTGCCGATGACATGATTCGTGTCATCTGCCTGCTTGAATCCTAAAAGTTTACTCCATATTGACATATATCTGGTATGATAATAACGCCATGCTTATCACAAAGATAACGTAATCCGGTAGAATTTATTGGATTTACCAAGCTCTTTTGACATTAAGGAATACCAGATTCGAATAAAGAACCCGGTACCTCCTCGTGTAAATCCTATTACTTTTTAATTGTTTGACATCTGTCGAAAAGCTTTTCCATATCTGTGATAAAGCTTTTTGACAACTGTGGTAAAGCTTTACGACAGTTGTGCTAAAGCTATCTTCTCGCTGGTTTCGGATGACTTGCTCACGGGATTGATATAAGTTTTCCTTTGGTTTTATCAGCCCTCCAGCCGATAAACGGTCAAAAAAGGACTTTACACCGTCAATCTATTTTACACCTTCTGTAAAGAAACTTTACACTTTTGAGAAATGATAAAATTATAATCTGTTAGAAACAAGCTTGTTATAATTCTGGCATGGTCGTTGTATTTTTCTTGGTGTAAGATTTTTGTTTTATGAAAAGAAAGATAATAATGACTTTAGTTTTAGGATGCTCTATCCATGCGGCCTGTCTGGCTCAGGAAGCGATGTCGTTGTATGCCTGTATGGCGTATGCGGTGGAAAACTCCTCGAAAAAGAAGATACAGGATGCCGACAATGCCGATGCGCTGGTGAGCCGGCGAGATGCGATTCTGAAAGCTTTTACACCGAAAGTGTCGGCCGGAACGTATGCTTATAGTAACTTCGGGCGTGCGGTCGACCCCGAAACCAATACGTACATCAGCAGTACTTCCTTTAATAATGGGTATTCGGTGGATGGAAGCATTACGTTGTTTGACGGTTTCTCGGCTCTCAATAATATCAAAATCTCGAATATCGCGGTGAAGATGGGTATCTCTCAGGAACAGAAGTTGCGGGATGAGATTTGTCTTTCTGTGATGGAGGCTTATTATAATGTCTTGTTCCATACACAGATGGTTGAGGTGATGGAATCGCAAATCGAGGCTGCGCGTTCCAATCTGACTTTGGTAAAGAAACAATTGGAACTGGGACAGAAAGGGCGGGCCGATGTGGTACAGATGGAAGCCGACCTGGCGGATCGCGAATACAAGCTGATCAATTCCCAAAATCAGAAGGACGAAGCTGTCCTGACATTAAAGGCCCTGATGCTTTGGCCCGTAGAAGAATCGCTTCCGGTAGATATGTCGGCGGTGAGAGATTCTTTCGAGTTGCCGGAAATCTGTATGGAATCTGCGGCCGAGATTACCAGCTTTGCGCACGAGAATAATCCGGCTGTCCGGATTGCCAAAGGAAAAATGGATCAGGCCCGGTATGAGTTGAAGACGGCCAAGTGGCAGTTTCTCCCTTCCTTGTCGTTGAACGGCGGATGGTCAACCAGTTATTATACCTATCCGGGACGGAAAGATTATCAGGCTGTTCCCTTTGGTACGCAGTTCCGGAACAATGGGGGCGAATACATCCAGTTGAGTCTGTCGATACCGATTTACGACCGCCTTTCGCGTCATTCCAATTTATCGAAGAAGAAAAACGACTGGCGGCGTGCTCAGGCGGAATATGAACAGACATTGCATGATGTGGAGTCCGAGATTTCCCGGGCGATACAAGACAGCAAAGGTGCTTTGGCGGCATTCTTTCAGGCCGAGAAGCGTTCGGTTGTACAAGAAGAAGCCTATCGGCTGGGCGAACGGAAGATGTTGCAAGGCCTGATTTCTCCGATCGAGTTTCAGACAGTCTCCAACGATTACCTGAATGCGAAGGCCGAACAGCTGAATGCCCGTTTCCAGTATCTGCTGAAGAGCAGTGTGGTTAGCTACTATAAAGGAATTAGTTATTTGGATCAATATAAATAGGAATAGAATCATGGATAGAAAAATAGAACCGAAGAAAGGTTTTTCTCTTGTGCTTAGCAAGAAGGCAATGCCGTACTGGCTGGGTGCGCTGGTCGTGGTGTTTGTGGTTTATCTGTTGCTGCGGGATGACGTGCGTACGTTTCGTGTCAATGCGGATACCGTGTCTGTCAGTGAAGTGATATCCGGCGAGTTTAATGATTACATTCGGGTGAGCGGCCAGGTACAGCCGATGACAACCATTCAGATCAGTCCGCTGGAGTCGGGCGTG is part of the Parabacteroides sp. AD58 genome and harbors:
- a CDS encoding TolC family protein, which gives rise to MKRKIIMTLVLGCSIHAACLAQEAMSLYACMAYAVENSSKKKIQDADNADALVSRRDAILKAFTPKVSAGTYAYSNFGRAVDPETNTYISSTSFNNGYSVDGSITLFDGFSALNNIKISNIAVKMGISQEQKLRDEICLSVMEAYYNVLFHTQMVEVMESQIEAARSNLTLVKKQLELGQKGRADVVQMEADLADREYKLINSQNQKDEAVLTLKALMLWPVEESLPVDMSAVRDSFELPEICMESAAEITSFAHENNPAVRIAKGKMDQARYELKTAKWQFLPSLSLNGGWSTSYYTYPGRKDYQAVPFGTQFRNNGGEYIQLSLSIPIYDRLSRHSNLSKKKNDWRRAQAEYEQTLHDVESEISRAIQDSKGALAAFFQAEKRSVVQEEAYRLGERKMLQGLISPIEFQTVSNDYLNAKAEQLNARFQYLLKSSVVSYYKGISYLDQYK